The Desmonostoc muscorum LEGE 12446 genome includes a region encoding these proteins:
- a CDS encoding NAD(P)H-quinone oxidoreductase subunit H, whose translation MVRIETKTEPMVINFGPHHPSMHGCFRILVTLDGEDVVDCEPVIGYLHRGMEKIAENRTNIMYVPYVSRWDYYGGMFNEAVTVNAVEKLANITIPKRASYIRVIMLELARIVNHLLWLGPFVGDTGAQTPIFYTLRDREMILDLFEAATGYRMVNNNYFRIGGVAADLPYGWVDKCEDFCNYFVPKIDEYERLITNNPIFRRRVEGVGVLSREEAINWGISGPMLRASGVKWDLRKVDHYECYDDFNWEVQWDTAGDCFARYVVRIGEMRESVKIIQQALKGLPGGAYENLEAQRMVAGVKSEWNGFDYQFIAKKVAPTFKIPQGENYVRVESGRGELGIYIIGDDHVFPWRWKIRPADFNNLQVLPQLIRGQKVADIFVILGSIDVVMGSVDR comes from the coding sequence ATGGTCAGAATTGAAACCAAGACTGAGCCAATGGTGATTAACTTTGGCCCTCATCACCCGTCCATGCATGGGTGTTTTCGGATTCTTGTCACCTTGGATGGCGAAGATGTCGTTGATTGTGAACCTGTCATCGGCTACCTACATCGGGGTATGGAAAAAATTGCCGAAAACCGTACCAATATTATGTACGTACCATATGTGAGTCGATGGGACTACTATGGGGGGATGTTTAATGAAGCCGTGACAGTGAATGCTGTCGAGAAACTGGCAAATATCACGATCCCCAAACGTGCCAGTTATATTCGAGTAATCATGCTGGAGTTAGCTCGAATTGTCAACCATTTGCTGTGGTTGGGGCCTTTTGTGGGAGACACTGGCGCACAAACTCCGATATTTTACACTTTGCGCGATCGCGAAATGATTCTCGACTTGTTTGAAGCTGCTACAGGCTACCGGATGGTCAACAATAATTATTTTCGCATCGGTGGAGTTGCTGCTGATTTACCTTACGGCTGGGTGGATAAGTGCGAAGACTTCTGTAATTATTTTGTACCAAAGATTGATGAGTATGAAAGACTAATTACCAATAACCCGATTTTTCGCCGCCGAGTTGAGGGTGTGGGAGTTTTAAGTCGGGAAGAAGCGATTAATTGGGGAATTTCTGGCCCGATGTTACGGGCTTCTGGCGTGAAGTGGGATTTACGAAAAGTTGACCATTACGAATGCTACGACGATTTTAACTGGGAAGTACAGTGGGATACAGCAGGAGATTGTTTTGCTAGGTATGTCGTCAGAATTGGAGAAATGCGTGAGTCAGTCAAGATTATTCAGCAAGCACTTAAGGGATTACCTGGTGGTGCATACGAAAATTTAGAAGCTCAACGCATGGTAGCAGGTGTTAAATCTGAGTGGAATGGGTTTGATTACCAGTTCATTGCCAAAAAAGTTGCCCCTACATTTAAGATTCCCCAGGGTGAAAACTATGTCCGTGTAGAGTCAGGGAGAGGAGAATTAGGAATCTATATTATTGGAGATGATCATGTCTTCCCCTGGCGTTGGAAAATTCGCCCAGCCGATTTCAATAATTTACAAGTTTTACCTCAGTTAATCCGGGGTCAAAAAGTCGCAGATATTTTCGTCATCCTGGGAAGTATTGATGTTGTGATGGGATCGGTAGATCGGTGA
- a CDS encoding sterol desaturase family protein produces MNSSIRKDIELSVLSAVIFGICGAFIISEYISGATLLYTNLQEYGLWYLVASFVVVLILQDTYFYFMHRMFHHPLIFKWMHYGHHRSGEPTPWSSSAFDFPEAIVQALFFVGVSYIVPLHFITLVAALITMTVWAVFTHLGFEVFPSSSKSHWIGKWLIGSMHHSIHHRKYKVHYGLYFTFWDKLLGTEDPHYENQTDT; encoded by the coding sequence ATGAATTCTTCCATTAGAAAGGATATTGAATTATCGGTACTCTCCGCAGTGATTTTTGGTATTTGTGGAGCGTTTATTATTTCAGAGTATATTTCGGGAGCAACGCTATTATACACTAATTTACAGGAGTACGGGCTGTGGTATTTGGTAGCTAGCTTTGTTGTGGTGCTGATTCTCCAGGATACATACTTTTACTTTATGCATCGGATGTTTCACCACCCTCTAATTTTTAAATGGATGCATTATGGACACCACCGTTCGGGAGAACCAACGCCTTGGAGTTCTTCGGCGTTTGATTTTCCGGAGGCGATCGTACAAGCACTTTTCTTTGTAGGTGTAAGCTACATAGTTCCGCTACATTTTATCACCTTAGTTGCCGCACTTATAACTATGACAGTGTGGGCAGTGTTTACCCATCTCGGATTTGAGGTATTTCCTTCCTCATCTAAGAGCCACTGGATTGGAAAGTGGCTTATTGGTTCTATGCATCACTCAATACATCACCGAAAGTATAAAGTACACTACGGTTTGTATTTTACGTTCTGGGACAAGCTGCTTGGTACTGAAGACCCTCATTATGAAAATCAAACTGACACATAG
- a CDS encoding YegS/Rv2252/BmrU family lipid kinase — translation MNRSACLIFNPVAGQGDPELELAEIRAILEPEIDLDIHLTTEEIGADALAYAAVERGVNAIIASGGDGTLSAAAAAVVGTDIPFGIISRGTANAFATALGIPDTIAAACQTILQGGTRNVDVAYCNDLPMVLLVGIGFEAETVELADREAKNRFGMMAYVLAGIQQLRNLHNFDVEIETEDRIIKTSACAVTVANAAPPTSVLAQGPSGLIYDDGLLDLTIVAPTSKAGAIAATFHLFQTASTGNAAERDDIGYLRAKQFKITTEPPQKVVLDGEIIGTTPIEVKCVPAGLKIFVPLIEEVEPTEKLEGLPNLIIEMKNPVEE, via the coding sequence ATGAATCGTTCCGCTTGCCTGATCTTCAATCCAGTAGCGGGTCAAGGTGACCCAGAATTAGAACTGGCAGAAATTCGAGCAATATTAGAGCCAGAAATTGATTTAGACATTCATCTAACAACTGAGGAAATTGGTGCTGACGCCCTAGCGTATGCAGCAGTAGAGCGAGGGGTAAATGCGATCATTGCTTCGGGGGGAGATGGCACCCTCTCCGCAGCGGCGGCGGCAGTAGTCGGTACTGATATTCCATTTGGTATAATTTCTAGAGGTACAGCCAACGCCTTTGCCACAGCTTTAGGAATTCCTGACACGATCGCAGCTGCATGTCAGACAATTTTGCAGGGAGGAACCCGCAATGTAGACGTAGCCTATTGCAACGATCTTCCAATGGTACTATTAGTAGGTATTGGCTTTGAAGCTGAAACTGTAGAACTAGCAGACCGGGAAGCCAAGAATCGCTTTGGGATGATGGCCTACGTTTTAGCAGGAATTCAGCAATTAAGAAACCTACATAACTTTGATGTTGAAATTGAAACTGAGGACAGAATAATCAAAACCAGCGCTTGTGCAGTGACAGTTGCCAATGCCGCGCCTCCCACTTCAGTATTAGCACAGGGGCCATCAGGTCTGATTTATGATGACGGGCTACTAGACTTAACGATTGTAGCTCCAACAAGCAAAGCCGGAGCGATCGCCGCTACATTCCATTTATTTCAAACAGCTTCTACAGGCAACGCAGCAGAACGCGATGACATCGGTTACCTGCGAGCCAAACAATTTAAAATCACCACAGAGCCACCACAAAAAGTAGTTCTAGATGGCGAAATCATCGGCACAACACCGATAGAAGTTAAGTGCGTACCAGCAGGCTTAAAAATTTTTGTGCCACTAATAGAAGAAGTTGAACCTACAGAAAAACTAGAGGGACTCCCCAACTTGATTATTGAGATGAAAAATCCAGTAGAAGAGTAA
- a CDS encoding metallophosphoesterase, which produces MKLVSDPAIAKKIRKMNQRVRWQDPLIVKRNIDQTRLVLDDGHADDSEFSFLVVGDSGSGNHQGQNPQRQVAELMLPHHNECRFMLHTGDVIYLVGSSEYYQQNFIHPYREFILGGEHPRKITYDEMVFKLPILPVPGNHDYYDLPIFLGLASLTTLPIRKLLRSRLDLDVGLHGSRTGDAYARAFLDYLQLFDLPTELEDHLNRYYTGKTDTGRCLRYQPGHFTRLPNRYYTFRYGGIDFFALDSNTFNDPPPLPKTRQGQADRKVLEKRRQDLEQEKLQIMETSAKLNPKNPREDDKLEDFQAKLSQIEEIIVDIDKQLVTDRPTQTDIEQLEWLKNRLIESWNTKEVRGRVIYFHHPPYVTEATKWEQAQTLAIRNHLRDVLDGVAQQIGSLNQGRPLVDLVLNGHAHCLEYLQTMDTGHADSHIPWVVCGGSGFSLRRQRIEGADLMEQNRLVARSHLFIGRNGHGSHKRRPYSSLRIDVKGEGHPKFIVRPLVAEWYQRQWHKRELEPLVI; this is translated from the coding sequence TTGAAACTAGTATCCGATCCAGCTATTGCTAAAAAAATTCGCAAAATGAATCAGCGGGTACGATGGCAAGACCCGTTGATTGTGAAACGTAACATCGACCAAACTCGATTAGTGCTAGATGATGGTCATGCAGACGATTCCGAGTTTTCGTTTTTAGTTGTAGGTGATAGTGGTTCTGGAAACCATCAAGGGCAAAATCCCCAGCGACAGGTGGCTGAACTCATGCTGCCCCATCACAATGAATGTCGTTTCATGCTACACACGGGGGATGTGATCTATTTAGTGGGGTCGAGTGAGTACTACCAGCAGAACTTCATTCACCCTTACCGAGAGTTTATCTTGGGTGGAGAGCATCCCAGGAAAATTACTTATGACGAGATGGTTTTTAAGCTGCCAATTTTACCTGTGCCGGGAAATCATGATTATTATGACTTGCCGATTTTCTTAGGCTTAGCGTCCCTGACAACATTACCGATTCGTAAGCTGTTGCGATCGCGGTTAGATTTAGATGTGGGTTTGCATGGTTCAAGAACAGGTGACGCTTACGCACGGGCATTTTTAGACTATCTCCAGCTGTTCGATCTGCCAACAGAGTTAGAAGATCATTTAAATCGTTACTACACTGGCAAGACAGACACAGGTCGTTGTCTTCGCTATCAACCAGGGCATTTTACCCGCTTGCCTAATCGCTACTACACTTTTCGCTATGGCGGTATTGATTTCTTTGCGTTGGACTCTAATACATTTAACGATCCACCACCACTGCCGAAGACGAGGCAAGGTCAAGCAGATCGCAAAGTCTTGGAAAAACGTCGTCAGGATTTAGAGCAAGAAAAGCTGCAAATCATGGAAACCTCAGCGAAGCTAAATCCCAAAAACCCCAGGGAAGACGATAAGTTAGAGGACTTCCAAGCCAAGCTGTCGCAAATTGAAGAAATTATTGTTGATATCGATAAGCAACTAGTCACAGACCGACCAACCCAGACTGACATTGAACAACTTGAGTGGCTCAAGAACAGATTAATTGAATCTTGGAATACTAAGGAAGTTCGGGGACGAGTGATTTATTTCCACCATCCTCCTTATGTGACTGAGGCGACAAAGTGGGAACAAGCACAAACTTTGGCAATTCGCAACCACCTACGTGATGTTCTGGATGGAGTCGCTCAACAAATAGGTTCTCTAAATCAGGGGCGTCCTTTGGTCGATTTGGTATTGAATGGACACGCCCATTGTCTAGAATATCTGCAAACAATGGATACAGGACACGCTGATTCTCATATTCCCTGGGTTGTTTGTGGCGGGAGCGGGTTTAGTCTGCGACGCCAGCGGATTGAGGGAGCAGATTTGATGGAGCAAAATAGATTAGTAGCGCGATCGCATCTCTTCATTGGTCGTAATGGTCACGGTTCTCATAAGCGGCGTCCTTACTCAAGTTTACGCATAGATGTCAAAGGCGAAGGTCATCCCAAATTTATTGTTCGTCCCTTGGTTGCCGAATGGTATCAACGACAATGGCATAAACGGGAACTTGAACCGTTGGTAATTTAG
- the crtR gene encoding beta-carotene hydroxylase, with product MTSLDPNFFDIPAKSLIIIDPAVDEYKKQNGNNLEVTLEDVVNKELGTKIASKADKLPKLPPKELLAPPGDFNPTLLLFLASVGTLVLSNFGYWLWQWPDWLCFTVNTIALHCAGTVIHDACHKSAHRDRIINAMLGHGSALMLGFVFPVFTRVHLQHHAHVNHPKDDPDHYVSTGGPLLLIAFRFLYHEVFFFQRRLWRKYELLEWFISRLIVVGIFYIAIQYHFLMYLLNFWVVPSGIVGLILGFFFDYLPHRPFRERDRWKNARVYPSPILNILILGQNYHLVHHLWTCIPWYKYQSTYYLMKPLLDEKGCYQTSGLRQKKDFLEFIYDIFVGIRFGHETTKKKDESQTTE from the coding sequence ATGACCTCTTTAGATCCTAATTTTTTTGACATTCCAGCCAAAAGCCTAATCATCATTGACCCAGCTGTTGATGAGTATAAAAAGCAAAATGGCAATAATTTGGAAGTCACCTTAGAAGACGTAGTAAATAAAGAACTAGGAACAAAAATTGCATCCAAAGCAGACAAACTGCCGAAATTACCGCCCAAGGAACTTTTAGCGCCTCCTGGTGATTTCAATCCCACTCTGCTGCTATTTTTGGCATCGGTGGGAACATTGGTGTTATCTAACTTTGGTTATTGGCTTTGGCAATGGCCGGACTGGTTGTGCTTTACCGTTAATACTATTGCTTTGCATTGTGCTGGGACAGTAATTCATGATGCTTGTCATAAATCTGCCCACCGCGATCGCATAATTAATGCCATGCTAGGGCATGGTAGCGCCCTAATGCTAGGATTTGTCTTTCCAGTATTTACGCGGGTGCATTTGCAGCATCATGCCCATGTAAACCATCCCAAAGATGACCCAGATCATTATGTTTCCACAGGCGGACCACTGTTGCTAATTGCATTTCGGTTTTTGTACCATGAAGTGTTTTTCTTTCAGCGACGATTGTGGCGAAAGTATGAGCTATTGGAATGGTTTATCAGTCGTTTAATTGTTGTTGGAATTTTTTATATAGCAATTCAATATCATTTTTTGATGTACCTTCTCAATTTTTGGGTTGTACCTTCTGGGATAGTGGGGTTAATACTGGGCTTCTTTTTTGATTATCTACCCCATCGTCCTTTTAGGGAACGCGATCGCTGGAAAAATGCTCGTGTATATCCCAGCCCGATTCTTAATATCCTAATTTTGGGACAAAACTACCATTTAGTTCATCATTTATGGACTTGTATTCCCTGGTATAAGTATCAATCTACATACTATTTGATGAAGCCTTTATTAGATGAAAAAGGCTGTTATCAAACTTCAGGATTACGACAAAAGAAAGACTTTTTAGAGTTTATCTACGATATTTTTGTAGGAATTCGCTTTGGTCATGAAACAACGAAAAAGAAAGATGAATCACAAACTACTGAATAG